A portion of the Juglans microcarpa x Juglans regia isolate MS1-56 chromosome 1D, Jm3101_v1.0, whole genome shotgun sequence genome contains these proteins:
- the LOC121244563 gene encoding proline transporter 1 isoform X1 has product MMECSDEDSRPQKMHEEDPLSVDIPETAHQISKDSWFQVGFVLTTGINSAYVLGYSGTIMVPLGWIFGVVGLIAATAISLYANTLIANLHEFGGRRHIRYRDLAGYIYGRKAYSLTWGLQYVNLFMINTGFIILAGSALKAVYVLFRDDHALKLPYCIVIAGFVCALFAICIPHLSALRIWLGFSTFFSLVYIIIAFVLSLQDGIKAPARDYGIPGTTTSKIFTTIGAAANLVFAFNTGMLPEIQATVRKPVVDNMLKALYFQFTVGVLPMYLVTFVGYWAYGSSTSSYLLNNVTGPVWVKAMANISAFLQTVIALHIFASPMYEYVDTKYGIKGSALSFRNLSFRIAVRGGYLAINTLVSALLPFLGDFMSLTGAISTFPLTFILANHMYLVAKKNKLNSLQKLWHWLNVCFFGSMSVAAAIAALRLIAVDSKAYHVFADI; this is encoded by the exons ATGATGGAATGCAGCGACGAAGATTCTCGTCCTCAGAAAATGCACGAGGAGGACCCGTTGTCCGTGGACATCCCAGAAACCGCTCACCAGATTAGCAAAG ATTCATGGTTTCAAGTGGGCTTCGTTCTGACGACTGGTATCAACAGTGCTTATGTACTGGGATACTCTGGGACTATCATGGTGCCTTTGGGTTGGATATTTGGTGTAGTTGGTTTGATAGCAGCCACCGCTATATCTTTGTATGCAAATACTCTTATTGCCAATCTTCATGAATTTGGGGGGAGGAGGCATATCAGATACAGAGATCTGGCGGGATATATATACG GTAGGAAAGCTTATTCTCTCACATGGGGATTGCAATATGTCAATCTTTTCATGATTAACACTGGGTTTATCATTTTGGCCGGTTCGGCCCTAAAG GCTGTCTATGTACTTTTCAGGGATGACCATGCCTTGAAGCTCCCATACTGTATTGTTATAGCTGGGTTTGTATGTGCCTTGTTTGCTATATGTATACCCCATTTATCAGCGCTAAGGATTTGGCTGGGATTTTCAACATTCTTCAGCCTAGTTTATATAATCATAGCATTTGTGCTGTCTCTTCAAGATG GAATCAAAGCCCCAGCCAGGGATTATGGCATTCCAGGAACAACAACAAGCAAAATCTTCACAACAATAGGGGCAGCTGCTAATCTTGTTTTTGCATTCAATACTGGAATGCTTCCAGAGATACAG GCAACGGTGAGGAAGCCTGTTGTTGACAACATGTTAAAAGCTTTGTACTTCCAGTTCACAGTGGGGGTTTTACCAATGTATCTTGTCACTTTTGTTGGATACTGGGCTTATGGATCTTCTACATCTTCTTACTTGCTCAACAATGTCACCGGTCCGGTTTGGGTTAAGGCGATGGCCAATATTTCTGCCTTTCTGCAGACAGTCATTGCTTTGCAT ATATTTGCAAGTCCAATGTACGAGTATGTGGACACCAAATACGGTATTAAAGGAAGTGCATTGTCATTTCGCAACTTGTCATTCAGAATTGCGGTAAGAGGCGGCTACCTAGCTATTAACACGCTGGTTTCAGCTCTTTTGCCGTTCCTCGGAGATTTCATGAGCCTCACAGGGGCAATCAGCACATTTCCTTTGACGTTTATCCTAGCAAACCACATGTATCTAGTGGCGAAGAAGAACAAACTCAACTCATTACAGAAGCTCTGGCATTGGCTCAACGTTTGTTTCTTTGGCTCCATGTCCGTAGCAGCAGCAATTGCAGCCTTGAGGCTCATTGCCGTAGATTCCAAAGCATACCATGTTTTTGCGGATATATGA
- the LOC121244563 gene encoding proline transporter 1 isoform X2 gives MVPLGWIFGVVGLIAATAISLYANTLIANLHEFGGRRHIRYRDLAGYIYGRKAYSLTWGLQYVNLFMINTGFIILAGSALKAVYVLFRDDHALKLPYCIVIAGFVCALFAICIPHLSALRIWLGFSTFFSLVYIIIAFVLSLQDGIKAPARDYGIPGTTTSKIFTTIGAAANLVFAFNTGMLPEIQATVRKPVVDNMLKALYFQFTVGVLPMYLVTFVGYWAYGSSTSSYLLNNVTGPVWVKAMANISAFLQTVIALHIFASPMYEYVDTKYGIKGSALSFRNLSFRIAVRGGYLAINTLVSALLPFLGDFMSLTGAISTFPLTFILANHMYLVAKKNKLNSLQKLWHWLNVCFFGSMSVAAAIAALRLIAVDSKAYHVFADI, from the exons ATGGTGCCTTTGGGTTGGATATTTGGTGTAGTTGGTTTGATAGCAGCCACCGCTATATCTTTGTATGCAAATACTCTTATTGCCAATCTTCATGAATTTGGGGGGAGGAGGCATATCAGATACAGAGATCTGGCGGGATATATATACG GTAGGAAAGCTTATTCTCTCACATGGGGATTGCAATATGTCAATCTTTTCATGATTAACACTGGGTTTATCATTTTGGCCGGTTCGGCCCTAAAG GCTGTCTATGTACTTTTCAGGGATGACCATGCCTTGAAGCTCCCATACTGTATTGTTATAGCTGGGTTTGTATGTGCCTTGTTTGCTATATGTATACCCCATTTATCAGCGCTAAGGATTTGGCTGGGATTTTCAACATTCTTCAGCCTAGTTTATATAATCATAGCATTTGTGCTGTCTCTTCAAGATG GAATCAAAGCCCCAGCCAGGGATTATGGCATTCCAGGAACAACAACAAGCAAAATCTTCACAACAATAGGGGCAGCTGCTAATCTTGTTTTTGCATTCAATACTGGAATGCTTCCAGAGATACAG GCAACGGTGAGGAAGCCTGTTGTTGACAACATGTTAAAAGCTTTGTACTTCCAGTTCACAGTGGGGGTTTTACCAATGTATCTTGTCACTTTTGTTGGATACTGGGCTTATGGATCTTCTACATCTTCTTACTTGCTCAACAATGTCACCGGTCCGGTTTGGGTTAAGGCGATGGCCAATATTTCTGCCTTTCTGCAGACAGTCATTGCTTTGCAT ATATTTGCAAGTCCAATGTACGAGTATGTGGACACCAAATACGGTATTAAAGGAAGTGCATTGTCATTTCGCAACTTGTCATTCAGAATTGCGGTAAGAGGCGGCTACCTAGCTATTAACACGCTGGTTTCAGCTCTTTTGCCGTTCCTCGGAGATTTCATGAGCCTCACAGGGGCAATCAGCACATTTCCTTTGACGTTTATCCTAGCAAACCACATGTATCTAGTGGCGAAGAAGAACAAACTCAACTCATTACAGAAGCTCTGGCATTGGCTCAACGTTTGTTTCTTTGGCTCCATGTCCGTAGCAGCAGCAATTGCAGCCTTGAGGCTCATTGCCGTAGATTCCAAAGCATACCATGTTTTTGCGGATATATGA
- the LOC121250058 gene encoding LOW QUALITY PROTEIN: immediate early response 3-interacting protein 1-like (The sequence of the model RefSeq protein was modified relative to this genomic sequence to represent the inferred CDS: inserted 1 base in 1 codon), with product MPFSSISRYCHVPCTKDGTFFHSSFRGSPCSRLRPRSFPKTKSLRRSGSTIRRMGLWTLLEGCLLLANALAILNEDRFLAPRGWSFSEFXRGKTKSFKGQLIGLIYATQYLRVPLILLNFICIVVKLVSG from the exons ATGCCCTTTTCCAGTATTTCCCGTTATTGTCACGTTCCGTGCACAAAGGACGGCACGTTCTTCCACTCCTCTTTTCGGGGAAGCCCCTGCTCCAGACTCCGACCTCGATCCTTCCCAAAGACAAAGTCTCTCCGGAGATCAGGTTCCACAATCAG GAGAATGGGTTTATGGACATTATTGGAGGGATGTCTGCTTCTTGCTAATGCATTGGCAATATTAAATGAGGACCGCTTCCTGGCACCTCGTGGATGGAGCTTCTCAGAAT TCAGGGGCAAGACAAAGTCATTTAAGGGGCAGCTTATTGGTCTTATCTATGCAACCCAGTACTTAAGAGTTCCTCTCATACTGCTAAATTTCATCTGCATTGTTGTGAAGTTGGTATCAGGATGA